One Lampris incognitus isolate fLamInc1 chromosome 18, fLamInc1.hap2, whole genome shotgun sequence genomic region harbors:
- the sdc3 gene encoding syndecan-3, with protein sequence MKLPCVLALTALISQAATGQTWSPFIDDEGSSRDEFYDDEDLFSGSGSGFPEVSVKPTSPGVSFTTEEPLPLSTTQATGPAPSAPPAAEPSPNPDPTGTPQPTEAEGESGAEWVRERELEREREKDTERERERQWELERERERQREMERERERERVREMERERERERERERERERERERERERERERERERELERIRAAAAAQTTVIPQSTAAVPMATNSPATSPAESAVPSSGLDDMGTTEENEDVYLPPEPTPSYPGYDVDTTTEEDMATTARNIPETTTALPTTTAATTVKTRVPSRPRVPITTATQTLPTERSTRPQKPTTPQARPEEGNNEVGATGTSGDFEIREEERHNDLGRGRGQEVGAEPDLIGNTVDTGSSAAQLPQRNILERKEVLIAVIVGGVVGALFAAFLVMLLVYRMKKKDEGSYTLEEPKQATVTYQKPDKQEEFYA encoded by the exons ggtcaAACTTGGTCTCCCTTTATAGATGACGAGGGCTCCTCAAGGGACGAGTTCTATGATGATGAGGATCTTTTCTCAGGCTCCGGCTCtggct tTCCAGAGGTGAGTGTGAAGCCTACGTCACCGGGCGTGTCCTTCACAACAGaggaacccctccccctctccaccaCCCAGGCCActggccccgccccctctgccccacctgcagCCGAGCCCAGCCCCAACCCAGACCCCACCGGCACCCCACAGCCCACCGAGGCTGAGGGCGAGAGTGGCGCAGAATGGGTGAGGGAGAGGGAgttagagagggaaagagagaaagatacGGAGAGGGAACGAGAGAGGCAGTGGGAactggagagggaaagagagagacagagagaaatggagagggagagagagagggagcgagtgcgagaaatggagagggaaagggagagagagcgagagcgagagagagaaagggagcgcgaacgagagagagagcgggagagggagagagaacgtgaaagagagagggagttgGAGCGGATCAGGGCTGCTGCCGCTGCCCAGACCACCGTCATCCCACAGTCCACTGCTGCCGTTCCCATGGCGACCAACAGCCCAGCAACCAGTCCTGCTGAGAGCGCGGTGCCTTCCAGTGGTCTGGATGACATGGGCACCACAGAAGAAAACGAAGACGTCTACCTGCCCCCCGAACCCACACCGTCTTACCCAGGCTATGATGTGGATACCACCACAGAGGAAGACATGGCAACCACAGCAAGAAACATCCCTGAAACCACCACAGCTCTGCCCACCACCACGGCCGCCACCACCGTTAAGACCAGGGTCCCCTCTCGGCCCAGGGTGCCTATCACGACAGCCACTCAGACACTACCAACAGAAAGAAGCACCCGCCCACAGAAGCCCACAACCCCACAG gCCCGCCCAGAGGAGGGTAATAATGAGGTTGGGGCCACGGGAACCAGTGGAGACTTTGAGATCCGTGAGGAAGAGCGCCACAATGACCTTGGCCGTGGCAGAGGCCAGGAAGTTGGGGCGGAGCCTGATCTTATTGGCAACACAGTGGACACAGGAAGTTCTGCTGCCCAGTTGCCCCAGAGGAACATCCTGGAGAGGAAGGAGGTTTTAATAG ctGTGATAGTGGGAGGCGTGGTGGGGGCACTGTTCGCTGCCTTCCTGGTGATGCTGCTGGTGTACAGGATGAAGAAGAAGGACGAGGGAAGCTACACGCTGGAGGAACCCAAACAGGCCACCGTCACCTACCAGAAACCAGACAAGCAGGAAGAGTTTTATGCATAA